From the Phyllopteryx taeniolatus isolate TA_2022b chromosome 20, UOR_Ptae_1.2, whole genome shotgun sequence genome, one window contains:
- the rbbp8 gene encoding DNA endonuclease RBBP8 isoform X1 encodes MDFCNETLTFWLCLYFTPWRLNLELRMSSPANTPKPADPFHTLWMQLRECQQKGLQELEEKVCKLKNERRLDAESLQLFYTHNQELKEQIKTLQDASSLLEDRMQTKECDRCAILEENLKKCQDHSERILTKLKYERKRLEDENRKLHTELQILQMCSEPQVALSPKHEDGVIPDSPVLASSLPVANKLKKRKYMDNSKHVHYAEEPSIKFNRSLFKDKESSDTTKNTKRTQVLVHNTCEMETSQIFGEEEIGGEVIAETCGLELVNTSHMKKAAAGQRYSSKLPLSNVCLKPRRISSPSTPIYSPDSTTAKSTCLRPHGEKLNDIDSLVKVQSKKGDDDDPNGLEEGKTCDYGNGKKLDTKVVLNQTPGVDCGSPAFKKPDMGPKAHHKQKHLQFHNASHKRAHPDDAVRKQRVENMWSIDPAFALSMYESEQGADENFEELLDTDYTLISHSLPQGHVEEDQHEHSVSGIGDKANDSLDRLFDTTAHEEYISYNSSKVANHPSEDDDEEEDEQESPENSPPVRKMQHPTFAHVAVVRKKDERRKLKGTTCKECEVYYTHLPEEEKQRKLSECSRHRHRFIPPSTPENFWEVGFPSTQTCIERGYIKEEKIPQSRLRRKQPFTALFSPKSSQQES; translated from the exons ATGGATTTCTGCAATGAGACACtgactttttggttgtgttTGTATTTCACCCCCTGGCGATTGAATTT GGAACTGAGGATGAGCAGCCCTGCAAACACACCCAAACCAGCTGACCCCTTTCACACTTTATGGATGCAACTACGGGAATGCCAACAAAAAGGACTTCAAG AACTTGAGGAAAAAGTGTGCAAGTTGAAAAACGAACGCCGTCT AGATGCAGAGAGTCTTCAACTGTTTTATACACATAACCAGGAGCTGAAAGAACAAATCAAAACTCTACAGGATGCCAGTAGTCTCTTGGAGGACAG GATGCAAACAAAAGAATGCGATCGATGTGCAATCTTGGaggaaaacttgaaaaaatGCCAAGACCACAGCGAGCGGATCCTCACCAAACTGA AGTATGAAAGAAAGCGCCTGGAGGACGAAAACCGCAAACTTCACACTGAGCTGCAAATATTACAGATGTG ctCCGAACCGCAGGTGGCCCTCTCCCCAAAACATGAAGATGGCGTCATCCCAGACTCGCCAGTCCTGGCCAGCTCGCTTCCCGTAGCAAACAAACTGAAGAAACGTAAATACATGGACAACAGCAAACATGTTCACTATGCAGAGGAGCCGTCAATCAAGTTCAACAGATCACTTTTCAAAG ATAAAGAATCAAGTGACACTACAAAAAACACTAAAAGAACACAAGTGCTTGTTCATAACACATGTGAAATGGAAACATCCCAGATTTTTG GAGAGGAGGAGATTGGAGGAGAAGTGATAGCAGAAACATGTGGCCTTGAACTTGTCAACACATCTCACATG AAAAAAGCAGCTGCAGGTCAGCGTTACAGCTCAAAATTGCCCTTGTCTAATGTTTGTCTAAA GCCTCGTCGTATCTCTTCACCGTCCACACCCATCTACAGTCCAGACTCGACCACAGCAAAGTCAACATGTCTTCGTCCTCACGGTGAAAAGTTGAATGATATTGACTCTCTTGTGAAAGTACAATCGAAGAAGggagatgatgatgatccaAACGGGCTGGAGGAGGGCAAAACGTGCGACTATGGAAATGGGAAGAAATTGGACACCAAAGTG GTTCTCAACCAAACACCAGGTGTTGACTGTGGAAGTCCCGCTTTCAAGAAGCCTGACATGGGACCAAAAGCTCACCACAAACAAAAGCACCTTCAGTTCCACAATGCTTCACACAAACGAGCTCATCCAGATGATG CAGTAAGGAAGCAAAGAGTGGAGAACATGTGGAGCATTGACCCTGCGTTTGCTCTTTCGATGTATGAAAGTGAGCAAGGTGCAGATGAG AACTTTGAAGAATTACTTGATACCGACTACACTTTGATCAGTCACAGCTTGCCCCAAGGTCATGTTGAAGAAGATCAGCACGAACACAGTGTGTCAG GAATTGGTGACAAGGCGAACGACAGTCTGGATCGATTGTTTGACACTACTGCCCATGAGGAGTACATATCTTACAACAGTTCAAAAGTTGCCAATCATCCCtctgaggatgatgatgaggaggaagatg AACAAGAGTCTCCAGAAAACTCTCCACCAGTGCGCAAAATGCA ACACCCAACGTTTGCACATGTGGCAGTGGTCCGCAAGAAAGACGAGAGAAGAAAACTGAAAGGCACCACTTGCAAAGAATGTGAAGTT TATTACACCCATCTCCCAGAGGAGGAGAAACAGAGGAAGTTGTCCGAATGCTCTCGGCACCGCCATCGCTTCATTCCTCCCAGCACTCCGGAGAACTTCTGGGAAGTCGGATTCCCATCAACTCAGACATGCATCGAAAGAG GTTATATAAAGGAGGAGAAGATCCCACAGTCTCGTTTAAGGAGAAAACAGCCTTTCACTGCTCTCTTCTCTCCAAAGAGTAGCCAGCAGGAGAGCTAA
- the rbbp8 gene encoding DNA endonuclease RBBP8 isoform X5: protein MDFCNETLTFWLCLYFTPWRLNLELRMSSPANTPKPADPFHTLWMQLRECQQKGLQELEEKVCKLKNERRLDAESLQLFYTHNQELKEQIKTLQDASSLLEDRMQTKECDRCAILEENLKKCQDHSERILTKLKYERKRLEDENRKLHTELQILQMCSEPQVALSPKHEDGVIPDSPVLASSLPVANKLKKRKYMDNSKHVHYAEEPSIKFNRSLFKDKESSDTTKNTKRTQVLVHNTCEMETSQIFGEEEIGGEVIAETCGLELVNTSHMKKAAAGQRYSSKLPLSNVCLKPRRISSPSTPIYSPDSTTAKSTCLRPHGEKLNDIDSLVKVQSKKGDDDDPNGLEEGKTCDYGNGKKLDTKVVLNQTPGVDCGSPAFKKPDMGPKAHHKQKHLQFHNASHKRAHPDDAVRKQRVENMWSIDPAFALSMYESEQGADENFEELLDTDYTLISHSLPQGHVEEDQHEHSVSGIGDKANDSLDRLFDTTAHEEYISYNSSKVANHPSEDDDEEEDEQESPENSPPVRKMHITPISQRRRNRGSCPNALGTAIASFLPALRRTSGKSDSHQLRHASKEVI from the exons ATGGATTTCTGCAATGAGACACtgactttttggttgtgttTGTATTTCACCCCCTGGCGATTGAATTT GGAACTGAGGATGAGCAGCCCTGCAAACACACCCAAACCAGCTGACCCCTTTCACACTTTATGGATGCAACTACGGGAATGCCAACAAAAAGGACTTCAAG AACTTGAGGAAAAAGTGTGCAAGTTGAAAAACGAACGCCGTCT AGATGCAGAGAGTCTTCAACTGTTTTATACACATAACCAGGAGCTGAAAGAACAAATCAAAACTCTACAGGATGCCAGTAGTCTCTTGGAGGACAG GATGCAAACAAAAGAATGCGATCGATGTGCAATCTTGGaggaaaacttgaaaaaatGCCAAGACCACAGCGAGCGGATCCTCACCAAACTGA AGTATGAAAGAAAGCGCCTGGAGGACGAAAACCGCAAACTTCACACTGAGCTGCAAATATTACAGATGTG ctCCGAACCGCAGGTGGCCCTCTCCCCAAAACATGAAGATGGCGTCATCCCAGACTCGCCAGTCCTGGCCAGCTCGCTTCCCGTAGCAAACAAACTGAAGAAACGTAAATACATGGACAACAGCAAACATGTTCACTATGCAGAGGAGCCGTCAATCAAGTTCAACAGATCACTTTTCAAAG ATAAAGAATCAAGTGACACTACAAAAAACACTAAAAGAACACAAGTGCTTGTTCATAACACATGTGAAATGGAAACATCCCAGATTTTTG GAGAGGAGGAGATTGGAGGAGAAGTGATAGCAGAAACATGTGGCCTTGAACTTGTCAACACATCTCACATG AAAAAAGCAGCTGCAGGTCAGCGTTACAGCTCAAAATTGCCCTTGTCTAATGTTTGTCTAAA GCCTCGTCGTATCTCTTCACCGTCCACACCCATCTACAGTCCAGACTCGACCACAGCAAAGTCAACATGTCTTCGTCCTCACGGTGAAAAGTTGAATGATATTGACTCTCTTGTGAAAGTACAATCGAAGAAGggagatgatgatgatccaAACGGGCTGGAGGAGGGCAAAACGTGCGACTATGGAAATGGGAAGAAATTGGACACCAAAGTG GTTCTCAACCAAACACCAGGTGTTGACTGTGGAAGTCCCGCTTTCAAGAAGCCTGACATGGGACCAAAAGCTCACCACAAACAAAAGCACCTTCAGTTCCACAATGCTTCACACAAACGAGCTCATCCAGATGATG CAGTAAGGAAGCAAAGAGTGGAGAACATGTGGAGCATTGACCCTGCGTTTGCTCTTTCGATGTATGAAAGTGAGCAAGGTGCAGATGAG AACTTTGAAGAATTACTTGATACCGACTACACTTTGATCAGTCACAGCTTGCCCCAAGGTCATGTTGAAGAAGATCAGCACGAACACAGTGTGTCAG GAATTGGTGACAAGGCGAACGACAGTCTGGATCGATTGTTTGACACTACTGCCCATGAGGAGTACATATCTTACAACAGTTCAAAAGTTGCCAATCATCCCtctgaggatgatgatgaggaggaagatg AACAAGAGTCTCCAGAAAACTCTCCACCAGTGCGCAAAATGCA TATTACACCCATCTCCCAGAGGAGGAGAAACAGAGGAAGTTGTCCGAATGCTCTCGGCACCGCCATCGCTTCATTCCTCCCAGCACTCCGGAGAACTTCTGGGAAGTCGGATTCCCATCAACTCAGACATGCATCGAAAGAG GTTATATAA
- the rbbp8 gene encoding DNA endonuclease RBBP8 isoform X2, whose product MDFCNETLTFWLCLYFTPWRLNLELRMSSPANTPKPADPFHTLWMQLRECQQKGLQELEEKVCKLKNERRLDAESLQLFYTHNQELKEQIKTLQDASSLLEDRMQTKECDRCAILEENLKKCQDHSERILTKLKYERKRLEDENRKLHTELQILQMCSEPQVALSPKHEDGVIPDSPVLASSLPVANKLKKRKYMDNSKHVHYAEEPSIKFNRSLFKDKESSDTTKNTKRTQVLVHNTCEMETSQIFGEEEIGGEVIAETCGLELVNTSHMKKAAAGQRYSSKLPLSNVCLKPRRISSPSTPIYSPDSTTAKSTCLRPHGEKLNDIDSLVKVQSKKGDDDDPNGLEEGKTCDYGNGKKLDTKVVLNQTPGVDCGSPAFKKPDMGPKAHHKQKHLQFHNASHKRAHPDDVRKQRVENMWSIDPAFALSMYESEQGADENFEELLDTDYTLISHSLPQGHVEEDQHEHSVSGIGDKANDSLDRLFDTTAHEEYISYNSSKVANHPSEDDDEEEDEQESPENSPPVRKMQHPTFAHVAVVRKKDERRKLKGTTCKECEVYYTHLPEEEKQRKLSECSRHRHRFIPPSTPENFWEVGFPSTQTCIERGYIKEEKIPQSRLRRKQPFTALFSPKSSQQES is encoded by the exons ATGGATTTCTGCAATGAGACACtgactttttggttgtgttTGTATTTCACCCCCTGGCGATTGAATTT GGAACTGAGGATGAGCAGCCCTGCAAACACACCCAAACCAGCTGACCCCTTTCACACTTTATGGATGCAACTACGGGAATGCCAACAAAAAGGACTTCAAG AACTTGAGGAAAAAGTGTGCAAGTTGAAAAACGAACGCCGTCT AGATGCAGAGAGTCTTCAACTGTTTTATACACATAACCAGGAGCTGAAAGAACAAATCAAAACTCTACAGGATGCCAGTAGTCTCTTGGAGGACAG GATGCAAACAAAAGAATGCGATCGATGTGCAATCTTGGaggaaaacttgaaaaaatGCCAAGACCACAGCGAGCGGATCCTCACCAAACTGA AGTATGAAAGAAAGCGCCTGGAGGACGAAAACCGCAAACTTCACACTGAGCTGCAAATATTACAGATGTG ctCCGAACCGCAGGTGGCCCTCTCCCCAAAACATGAAGATGGCGTCATCCCAGACTCGCCAGTCCTGGCCAGCTCGCTTCCCGTAGCAAACAAACTGAAGAAACGTAAATACATGGACAACAGCAAACATGTTCACTATGCAGAGGAGCCGTCAATCAAGTTCAACAGATCACTTTTCAAAG ATAAAGAATCAAGTGACACTACAAAAAACACTAAAAGAACACAAGTGCTTGTTCATAACACATGTGAAATGGAAACATCCCAGATTTTTG GAGAGGAGGAGATTGGAGGAGAAGTGATAGCAGAAACATGTGGCCTTGAACTTGTCAACACATCTCACATG AAAAAAGCAGCTGCAGGTCAGCGTTACAGCTCAAAATTGCCCTTGTCTAATGTTTGTCTAAA GCCTCGTCGTATCTCTTCACCGTCCACACCCATCTACAGTCCAGACTCGACCACAGCAAAGTCAACATGTCTTCGTCCTCACGGTGAAAAGTTGAATGATATTGACTCTCTTGTGAAAGTACAATCGAAGAAGggagatgatgatgatccaAACGGGCTGGAGGAGGGCAAAACGTGCGACTATGGAAATGGGAAGAAATTGGACACCAAAGTG GTTCTCAACCAAACACCAGGTGTTGACTGTGGAAGTCCCGCTTTCAAGAAGCCTGACATGGGACCAAAAGCTCACCACAAACAAAAGCACCTTCAGTTCCACAATGCTTCACACAAACGAGCTCATCCAGATGATG TAAGGAAGCAAAGAGTGGAGAACATGTGGAGCATTGACCCTGCGTTTGCTCTTTCGATGTATGAAAGTGAGCAAGGTGCAGATGAG AACTTTGAAGAATTACTTGATACCGACTACACTTTGATCAGTCACAGCTTGCCCCAAGGTCATGTTGAAGAAGATCAGCACGAACACAGTGTGTCAG GAATTGGTGACAAGGCGAACGACAGTCTGGATCGATTGTTTGACACTACTGCCCATGAGGAGTACATATCTTACAACAGTTCAAAAGTTGCCAATCATCCCtctgaggatgatgatgaggaggaagatg AACAAGAGTCTCCAGAAAACTCTCCACCAGTGCGCAAAATGCA ACACCCAACGTTTGCACATGTGGCAGTGGTCCGCAAGAAAGACGAGAGAAGAAAACTGAAAGGCACCACTTGCAAAGAATGTGAAGTT TATTACACCCATCTCCCAGAGGAGGAGAAACAGAGGAAGTTGTCCGAATGCTCTCGGCACCGCCATCGCTTCATTCCTCCCAGCACTCCGGAGAACTTCTGGGAAGTCGGATTCCCATCAACTCAGACATGCATCGAAAGAG GTTATATAAAGGAGGAGAAGATCCCACAGTCTCGTTTAAGGAGAAAACAGCCTTTCACTGCTCTCTTCTCTCCAAAGAGTAGCCAGCAGGAGAGCTAA
- the rbbp8 gene encoding DNA endonuclease RBBP8 isoform X3, translating into MVCVWLVGELRMSSPANTPKPADPFHTLWMQLRECQQKGLQELEEKVCKLKNERRLDAESLQLFYTHNQELKEQIKTLQDASSLLEDRMQTKECDRCAILEENLKKCQDHSERILTKLKYERKRLEDENRKLHTELQILQMCSEPQVALSPKHEDGVIPDSPVLASSLPVANKLKKRKYMDNSKHVHYAEEPSIKFNRSLFKDKESSDTTKNTKRTQVLVHNTCEMETSQIFGEEEIGGEVIAETCGLELVNTSHMKKAAAGQRYSSKLPLSNVCLKPRRISSPSTPIYSPDSTTAKSTCLRPHGEKLNDIDSLVKVQSKKGDDDDPNGLEEGKTCDYGNGKKLDTKVVLNQTPGVDCGSPAFKKPDMGPKAHHKQKHLQFHNASHKRAHPDDAVRKQRVENMWSIDPAFALSMYESEQGADENFEELLDTDYTLISHSLPQGHVEEDQHEHSVSGIGDKANDSLDRLFDTTAHEEYISYNSSKVANHPSEDDDEEEDEQESPENSPPVRKMQHPTFAHVAVVRKKDERRKLKGTTCKECEVYYTHLPEEEKQRKLSECSRHRHRFIPPSTPENFWEVGFPSTQTCIERGYIKEEKIPQSRLRRKQPFTALFSPKSSQQES; encoded by the exons ATGGTGTGTGTCTGGCTTGTTGG GGAACTGAGGATGAGCAGCCCTGCAAACACACCCAAACCAGCTGACCCCTTTCACACTTTATGGATGCAACTACGGGAATGCCAACAAAAAGGACTTCAAG AACTTGAGGAAAAAGTGTGCAAGTTGAAAAACGAACGCCGTCT AGATGCAGAGAGTCTTCAACTGTTTTATACACATAACCAGGAGCTGAAAGAACAAATCAAAACTCTACAGGATGCCAGTAGTCTCTTGGAGGACAG GATGCAAACAAAAGAATGCGATCGATGTGCAATCTTGGaggaaaacttgaaaaaatGCCAAGACCACAGCGAGCGGATCCTCACCAAACTGA AGTATGAAAGAAAGCGCCTGGAGGACGAAAACCGCAAACTTCACACTGAGCTGCAAATATTACAGATGTG ctCCGAACCGCAGGTGGCCCTCTCCCCAAAACATGAAGATGGCGTCATCCCAGACTCGCCAGTCCTGGCCAGCTCGCTTCCCGTAGCAAACAAACTGAAGAAACGTAAATACATGGACAACAGCAAACATGTTCACTATGCAGAGGAGCCGTCAATCAAGTTCAACAGATCACTTTTCAAAG ATAAAGAATCAAGTGACACTACAAAAAACACTAAAAGAACACAAGTGCTTGTTCATAACACATGTGAAATGGAAACATCCCAGATTTTTG GAGAGGAGGAGATTGGAGGAGAAGTGATAGCAGAAACATGTGGCCTTGAACTTGTCAACACATCTCACATG AAAAAAGCAGCTGCAGGTCAGCGTTACAGCTCAAAATTGCCCTTGTCTAATGTTTGTCTAAA GCCTCGTCGTATCTCTTCACCGTCCACACCCATCTACAGTCCAGACTCGACCACAGCAAAGTCAACATGTCTTCGTCCTCACGGTGAAAAGTTGAATGATATTGACTCTCTTGTGAAAGTACAATCGAAGAAGggagatgatgatgatccaAACGGGCTGGAGGAGGGCAAAACGTGCGACTATGGAAATGGGAAGAAATTGGACACCAAAGTG GTTCTCAACCAAACACCAGGTGTTGACTGTGGAAGTCCCGCTTTCAAGAAGCCTGACATGGGACCAAAAGCTCACCACAAACAAAAGCACCTTCAGTTCCACAATGCTTCACACAAACGAGCTCATCCAGATGATG CAGTAAGGAAGCAAAGAGTGGAGAACATGTGGAGCATTGACCCTGCGTTTGCTCTTTCGATGTATGAAAGTGAGCAAGGTGCAGATGAG AACTTTGAAGAATTACTTGATACCGACTACACTTTGATCAGTCACAGCTTGCCCCAAGGTCATGTTGAAGAAGATCAGCACGAACACAGTGTGTCAG GAATTGGTGACAAGGCGAACGACAGTCTGGATCGATTGTTTGACACTACTGCCCATGAGGAGTACATATCTTACAACAGTTCAAAAGTTGCCAATCATCCCtctgaggatgatgatgaggaggaagatg AACAAGAGTCTCCAGAAAACTCTCCACCAGTGCGCAAAATGCA ACACCCAACGTTTGCACATGTGGCAGTGGTCCGCAAGAAAGACGAGAGAAGAAAACTGAAAGGCACCACTTGCAAAGAATGTGAAGTT TATTACACCCATCTCCCAGAGGAGGAGAAACAGAGGAAGTTGTCCGAATGCTCTCGGCACCGCCATCGCTTCATTCCTCCCAGCACTCCGGAGAACTTCTGGGAAGTCGGATTCCCATCAACTCAGACATGCATCGAAAGAG GTTATATAAAGGAGGAGAAGATCCCACAGTCTCGTTTAAGGAGAAAACAGCCTTTCACTGCTCTCTTCTCTCCAAAGAGTAGCCAGCAGGAGAGCTAA
- the rbbp8 gene encoding DNA endonuclease RBBP8 isoform X4, whose product MSSPANTPKPADPFHTLWMQLRECQQKGLQELEEKVCKLKNERRLDAESLQLFYTHNQELKEQIKTLQDASSLLEDRMQTKECDRCAILEENLKKCQDHSERILTKLKYERKRLEDENRKLHTELQILQMCSEPQVALSPKHEDGVIPDSPVLASSLPVANKLKKRKYMDNSKHVHYAEEPSIKFNRSLFKDKESSDTTKNTKRTQVLVHNTCEMETSQIFGEEEIGGEVIAETCGLELVNTSHMKKAAAGQRYSSKLPLSNVCLKPRRISSPSTPIYSPDSTTAKSTCLRPHGEKLNDIDSLVKVQSKKGDDDDPNGLEEGKTCDYGNGKKLDTKVVLNQTPGVDCGSPAFKKPDMGPKAHHKQKHLQFHNASHKRAHPDDAVRKQRVENMWSIDPAFALSMYESEQGADENFEELLDTDYTLISHSLPQGHVEEDQHEHSVSGIGDKANDSLDRLFDTTAHEEYISYNSSKVANHPSEDDDEEEDEQESPENSPPVRKMQHPTFAHVAVVRKKDERRKLKGTTCKECEVYYTHLPEEEKQRKLSECSRHRHRFIPPSTPENFWEVGFPSTQTCIERGYIKEEKIPQSRLRRKQPFTALFSPKSSQQES is encoded by the exons ATGAGCAGCCCTGCAAACACACCCAAACCAGCTGACCCCTTTCACACTTTATGGATGCAACTACGGGAATGCCAACAAAAAGGACTTCAAG AACTTGAGGAAAAAGTGTGCAAGTTGAAAAACGAACGCCGTCT AGATGCAGAGAGTCTTCAACTGTTTTATACACATAACCAGGAGCTGAAAGAACAAATCAAAACTCTACAGGATGCCAGTAGTCTCTTGGAGGACAG GATGCAAACAAAAGAATGCGATCGATGTGCAATCTTGGaggaaaacttgaaaaaatGCCAAGACCACAGCGAGCGGATCCTCACCAAACTGA AGTATGAAAGAAAGCGCCTGGAGGACGAAAACCGCAAACTTCACACTGAGCTGCAAATATTACAGATGTG ctCCGAACCGCAGGTGGCCCTCTCCCCAAAACATGAAGATGGCGTCATCCCAGACTCGCCAGTCCTGGCCAGCTCGCTTCCCGTAGCAAACAAACTGAAGAAACGTAAATACATGGACAACAGCAAACATGTTCACTATGCAGAGGAGCCGTCAATCAAGTTCAACAGATCACTTTTCAAAG ATAAAGAATCAAGTGACACTACAAAAAACACTAAAAGAACACAAGTGCTTGTTCATAACACATGTGAAATGGAAACATCCCAGATTTTTG GAGAGGAGGAGATTGGAGGAGAAGTGATAGCAGAAACATGTGGCCTTGAACTTGTCAACACATCTCACATG AAAAAAGCAGCTGCAGGTCAGCGTTACAGCTCAAAATTGCCCTTGTCTAATGTTTGTCTAAA GCCTCGTCGTATCTCTTCACCGTCCACACCCATCTACAGTCCAGACTCGACCACAGCAAAGTCAACATGTCTTCGTCCTCACGGTGAAAAGTTGAATGATATTGACTCTCTTGTGAAAGTACAATCGAAGAAGggagatgatgatgatccaAACGGGCTGGAGGAGGGCAAAACGTGCGACTATGGAAATGGGAAGAAATTGGACACCAAAGTG GTTCTCAACCAAACACCAGGTGTTGACTGTGGAAGTCCCGCTTTCAAGAAGCCTGACATGGGACCAAAAGCTCACCACAAACAAAAGCACCTTCAGTTCCACAATGCTTCACACAAACGAGCTCATCCAGATGATG CAGTAAGGAAGCAAAGAGTGGAGAACATGTGGAGCATTGACCCTGCGTTTGCTCTTTCGATGTATGAAAGTGAGCAAGGTGCAGATGAG AACTTTGAAGAATTACTTGATACCGACTACACTTTGATCAGTCACAGCTTGCCCCAAGGTCATGTTGAAGAAGATCAGCACGAACACAGTGTGTCAG GAATTGGTGACAAGGCGAACGACAGTCTGGATCGATTGTTTGACACTACTGCCCATGAGGAGTACATATCTTACAACAGTTCAAAAGTTGCCAATCATCCCtctgaggatgatgatgaggaggaagatg AACAAGAGTCTCCAGAAAACTCTCCACCAGTGCGCAAAATGCA ACACCCAACGTTTGCACATGTGGCAGTGGTCCGCAAGAAAGACGAGAGAAGAAAACTGAAAGGCACCACTTGCAAAGAATGTGAAGTT TATTACACCCATCTCCCAGAGGAGGAGAAACAGAGGAAGTTGTCCGAATGCTCTCGGCACCGCCATCGCTTCATTCCTCCCAGCACTCCGGAGAACTTCTGGGAAGTCGGATTCCCATCAACTCAGACATGCATCGAAAGAG GTTATATAAAGGAGGAGAAGATCCCACAGTCTCGTTTAAGGAGAAAACAGCCTTTCACTGCTCTCTTCTCTCCAAAGAGTAGCCAGCAGGAGAGCTAA
- the LOC133469986 gene encoding transmembrane protein 241 has protein sequence MQWKRNFSGLAFSFFFIVSYFMNKFVLSVMKFTYPTLFQGWQTFIGALLLLLSGKLGWVEMSRISRSAAFAWLPGSLLFVGNIYAGSRALSRLEIPFFFTLQNSSHVVSYVILKAVHREKIEWLKFISICLVLLSAINLPAYDPQFDFTGYMWAIAHLVCVGAYRVFQVHYKSSNLSDIEQQCVNYLFSVLLLAMAAHPTGDLTSALEFPSLQSYSFHGGCCASALLGFLLLLATVKLKSGLSLQHFAVWIFMSKVTAMFLSPLIFYMDMNTPSIICMAVSHVSEALLVYFERETQ, from the exons ATGCAGTGGAAAAGAAATTTCAGCGGCCTCGCCTTTAGTTTCTTTTTCATTGTGTCGTATTTCATGAATAAG TTTGTCCTGTCTGTAATGAAATTCACCTATCCAACCTTATTTCAAGG ATGGCAGACATTTATTGGGGCGCTCCTGCTCCTGCTCTCTGGCAAGCTGGGATGGGTAGAAATGAGCCGCATCTCCAG ATCTGCTGCCTTCGCCTGGCTTCCAGGCTCCCTCCTGTTTGTAGGAAACATTTATGCGGGCTCCAGAGCTCTATCACGCCTC GAGATTCCTTTCTTCTTCACTCTGCAAAACTCCTCTCATGTTGTTAGCTATGTCATCTTGAAGGCTGTTCATAGAGAA AAAATTGAATGGCTGAAATTTATCAg CATATGTCTCGTGCTGCTTTCAGCCATCAACCTTCCTGCCTATGATCCCCAg TTTGATTTCACCGGTTACATGTGGGCCATTGCTCATCTAGTCTGTGTTG gTGCTTACAGAGTGTTTCAAGTTCACTACAAATCTAGTAATTTGAG CGACATTGAGCAGCAATGTGTTAACTACCTGTTCAG cgTTCTGCTGCTGGCAATGGCCGCCCACCCAACAG GTGACCTCACAAGTGCCTTGGAGTTCCCCTCTCTTCAGTCCTACTCCTTCCATGGCGGCTGCTGTGCCAG TGCCTTGCTGggttttttgttgcttttggcCACAGTCAAACTAAAAAGTGGCTTGTCCCTTCAGCACTTTGCAGTGTGGATTTTTATGTccaag GTCACTGCCATGTTCCTGTCACCTCTCATTTTCTATATGGACATGAATACTCCATCTATAATTTG TATGGCAGTCAGTCACGTGAGCGAGGCTTTGCTGGTGTATTTTGAGAGAGAAACACAATAA